The genomic interval CCTCCGGTTTGAAGTTGAAGTTCAGATCGAGATTGATACCGACATCAGGACCCACTGCCTCTCTGAAGGTGCCGATTAAGGTTTCGATGTGCCGTAGAACTTGAGGCGTTACATTTCCGTCGGTCGTACCGGGTCCACCGCCGAAGCCACCGAAGTGGACAGAAGCTTGGTCGCCCGGAAAGATGACATTGGTTTTAAGTGCCGTGAATCCTCTTTCAACAACTTCACGACCTAATGCGGCGATGTCGTCCATGCTCTTTAAGGGCGGCACACCAATCAATTCATAATTGCGTGCCCGGGAAGAACCACAATGCGACCAATAGACACGCACATCATCACGTGTCGGTCCACCGAACAGTTCAACAACAGAGATTCCCAAGGCTTTCGCTTTAATGTCTACCAAGGCACACTCAATTCCAGCAATCGCCTTCGCTGCAATGCCACCAGGACTTTGCCGAGAACCGCGAATCATGTCCCAGAACCGCATCTCATAAGCACGTGGATCTCGTCCAATCATCAGCGGTGTGAAATCCTTGATAGTTCCTACCACACCGTTCGGATTTCTGCCGTCGCTACATTCGCCATAGCCGGTGACCCCTTCGTCTGTTTCTACCTTAACGAAAGTCCATGGGCGCCATCCTGCATCCACAATAAACGTTTCAATATTTGTAATTTTCATAGCAATCCTTTTCGTTTTATAGGGGCGATCTTGTGATCGCTACCATTACAACTTGATGACTTCTTTGCGTCGATCCGATTCAAGGAGCGCGTCACAGATGTGCATTGTGTTTACTGCTACTTGGGACCATTTTTCTTCAAGGTTCCCAGATTGCACAATCTGAGAGAACCGCTCAATCATTGTAACCTCCTGGATGCACCCGTCAATAGTGTTCTGTTCGTTTCCGTCCGGTCCGTGAATCCAGAATCGGGCAGTATCTTCGGCGGTAGGGACGGTGAAATCATCACAGACGATTGAGGCGCGCGTGCCAGCAACTTCAAACCACTTCCGAAGCCCTGTGTCAAATCCACAATCCAAGGTCGCAATGCGTTCGTTCTCAAACCAGAGGATGCCAGCGAGATTAAAGTCCACCCCTACTTTGTAACGCGCTGTGGCGAAAACTTGTGTCGGCATCTGCTCGAATGCCCAGAGAATCGCACGGACACAGTAATAACCTAAATCTCCGAGGCTTCCGCCCGCGAATTCCTTCATTGCTCGGATATTGCCGACAGGGATTGTGTCCCAATTGAAGGTGAACGCAGCTGTCACTCGGCGGAGGTGCCCGAGGATTCCGTCTGTTAGTTTCTGTTTCATTGCTGCGGTACGTTCATGATGCACCCACATGACCCCGTCCATCAGTTGCACCCCATTTTGTCGACAGGCATCTACCATAGCAGTGGCTTCATCAGCGTTTGCGGCGAGCGGTTTCTCACAAAGGACGTGTTTACCGCGTTCTGCCGCTTTGATTGTCCATTCAGCATGGAGTGAGGGGGGTAAAGGAATATAGATAGCATCGAGTGCGTCATCAGCGAGAAGCGCGTCGTAGGCACCGTAGGTCGTAGGGACATTATGCTCTTGTCCCCATGTGATAGCACGTTCTTCAGTCCGACTCGCAACCGCAATTAAGTCAGCGTTCCGAGCGAGCTGGATCGCACGGGCAACCTTTGTGGCAATATTTGCTGTGCTGAGGATCCCCCAGCGGACAGGTGATTTCGTTTCGATTGTCATACACCTTCTTTAATATGTTAACACTTAAGTTTACCATAATATACCCGATAACAG from Candidatus Poribacteria bacterium carries:
- a CDS encoding mandelate racemase/muconate lactonizing enzyme family protein, giving the protein MKITNIETFIVDAGWRPWTFVKVETDEGVTGYGECSDGRNPNGVVGTIKDFTPLMIGRDPRAYEMRFWDMIRGSRQSPGGIAAKAIAGIECALVDIKAKALGISVVELFGGPTRDDVRVYWSHCGSSRARNYELIGVPPLKSMDDIAALGREVVERGFTALKTNVIFPGDQASVHFGGFGGGPGTTDGNVTPQVLRHIETLIGTFREAVGPDVGINLDLNFNFKPEACMRIAKVLEQFDMLWLEIDMYDHEAIRQIKDSTTTKICTGENLYYMREYLPYFECRAADVFMIDVPWNGFAPSKKIGDLANVFQLNVAPHNYYSHLATYMSASLCAVLPNVRIMEIDIDDVPWKDDLTTHVPDITDGYMKIPTRPGWGTELNEEVAKAHPWGDRRGNW
- a CDS encoding Gfo/Idh/MocA family oxidoreductase; this translates as MTIETKSPVRWGILSTANIATKVARAIQLARNADLIAVASRTEERAITWGQEHNVPTTYGAYDALLADDALDAIYIPLPPSLHAEWTIKAAERGKHVLCEKPLAANADEATAMVDACRQNGVQLMDGVMWVHHERTAAMKQKLTDGILGHLRRVTAAFTFNWDTIPVGNIRAMKEFAGGSLGDLGYYCVRAILWAFEQMPTQVFATARYKVGVDFNLAGILWFENERIATLDCGFDTGLRKWFEVAGTRASIVCDDFTVPTAEDTARFWIHGPDGNEQNTIDGCIQEVTMIERFSQIVQSGNLEEKWSQVAVNTMHICDALLESDRRKEVIKL